Part of the Candidatus Brocadia sinica JPN1 genome, CGGTCCTCCCGTAGCATGGGTGCCTGGAGCAGGCCTGGACATCGAAGATGGCTCTACCGGTGGCGCACCACCCGATTTTGCAACAGGCTGGGCTGCGGAAGTAACGATTTCAGCGAGCGATTTGGGGATGTCCGACTTGTCGGTAATTATGGGGTTTTCCTTATTGGTTACAAACCAGGACACCAGTGATCAGACTTCGTGGCCTGACCCTTTTCCAGCATCACCGGCAACCTGGGCAAATCTGAAGACCCGCTATCCAATCGAGTACATGATTGTGCTGGATCAGTCCGGCAGCATGCTTGATCAAAGTAAATGGGATAATGCCAAAAAGGCCGCTAATTTTATGGCAAACGCTATGGCGATTCTTCGTGATGCAACGTATTTTGAGGATAAAATTGGTGTGGTGACGTTCTCCTGGAACAATGCCGCTAACGCAGATCAAACAACGATTCCAAAGCCACTTGCTCCGGTTCCGGCCTTTCCTTTGGGGAACTATGCCGATGCTCTGCCCGCAGTTTCGCCTCCTCTGCCCAATTATTACACGCCGATCGGTAAAGGTCTGGATGCGGCCTTTACTGCCCTGGGCACAGGGGTAGAAGAGACACAAAGGGTGGCGCTTTTTCTCAGCGATGGTCTGCACAACCGGCCCGTAACTGATGTACCACTCCAGCCGAGTCACTTAAACTATGATCCTTGTAATGGAGTGGCCGTCTGGGGTGTTTGCCCGGCAGGAACTGATCATCGGATACAAGTGAATACGGTTGCCTTAGGTCAGGATTGGGGGGTTGATACAGCGCTTTTGACGAATATCAAAAACCGGTTTGCCGGTCAGCAATTTGGATCGACATATACCATTACCACAAACGTTGAAGATTTGAAGGAGTTCTTTATTCAGTCTCTCGACGACCTTTATCAAATGAACATGGCTTCTTCTGGTCCTGGTGGCACTGAATTTAGTGTTAATGCAGGTGAACGTAAACTCATTGTCATTCTTTCATGGACAAATCCTGCAGGCGCTGTAACTTTTAACCTGCAGCAGAAAGTTAACCCCGGTGACCCATGGAACAATGTCGCGTGTAATGTTTCTGCGGTGGAGAATGCCACGGTTGGCTACGCCATTTGCGTTGTCAACAACCCACCAGCGGGGACCTGGCGTGCCGTTGATGGAATGGGCAATCCCTTAGCGACGGCGGATCGTCAGTTCGTTCTGCTTGATCTTAACCTTCGAGCCAGATTCGCTATTGATCAAAAAGTACATGGAACAGGTCTGGACATCATTTTGACCGCAGATCTGGATGAAGCCGGCGTTCCGGTAACCCACGATCCGGTTAACCGCCCGGTTAAGGTAACCGTTACTATCAAGCGGCCGGGTGAGGGTTTTGGGACATACGTTTCGGTGCGCACCCCTGATAATTGTGAACCGCGTCCACCGTCACTTCCACCCATTCGCAGGGATATAGATTTGATTAAAACAGGTTTAACGATGGGCGTCTTCACAACCGCGGTTACCCAGCCGCCAAATATAGATGTAAAACCAGATCGTTTTGCGAAAATAGACTCACTCTTTAAACTGTGTAATAAAGAGGGTCTGATTTTTATTGAAGATCCTGGCATAGAACTTTACGATGACGGTACGCACGGCGATGTAACACCAAATGATGGCATTTATACCCTGCAATTTTTGAATACCCAGTATGAAGGAAGTTATGTCTTTCGATTCAAGGCTAGTGGGGTTTCTCCATCAGGAAGCCAATTTAGCCGGGTAAAAACCATAGCAGAGTATGTACGGGTTGAGGTTGACCCAGGTCAGACAATTTTTGATGTCCGCATCTATCAGCAAACCGGCAATCTTGTGCTCAAAGAGTACTATGTGATACCCCGTGATAAATTTGGCGGGTATCTCGGACCCGGCTATCCTGATCAAATTCAATTCTACGCGACAGGTGGCCAGTGGGTAGGCCCGGTTATCGATTATAATAATGGCATTTATTCACAACTGCTCAGTTACGACCAAACTCA contains:
- a CDS encoding choice-of-anchor X domain-containing protein translates to MAAVGGAGAANDCYTVTPLSGSVTIDGILTGIEWTGAPSKDLSTAGFQAKVRFKRSGNNLYFLVSVNDTGFNASDRIELNFDPFHNHATTTDDITFLIKRGNADHQKISGGGPPVAWVPGAGLDIEDGSTGGAPPDFATGWAAEVTISASDLGMSDLSVIMGFSLLVTNQDTSDQTSWPDPFPASPATWANLKTRYPIEYMIVLDQSGSMLDQSKWDNAKKAANFMANAMAILRDATYFEDKIGVVTFSWNNAANADQTTIPKPLAPVPAFPLGNYADALPAVSPPLPNYYTPIGKGLDAAFTALGTGVEETQRVALFLSDGLHNRPVTDVPLQPSHLNYDPCNGVAVWGVCPAGTDHRIQVNTVALGQDWGVDTALLTNIKNRFAGQQFGSTYTITTNVEDLKEFFIQSLDDLYQMNMASSGPGGTEFSVNAGERKLIVILSWTNPAGAVTFNLQQKVNPGDPWNNVACNVSAVENATVGYAICVVNNPPAGTWRAVDGMGNPLATADRQFVLLDLNLRARFAIDQKVHGTGLDIILTADLDEAGVPVTHDPVNRPVKVTVTIKRPGEGFGTYVSVRTPDNCEPRPPSLPPIRRDIDLIKTGLTMGVFTTAVTQPPNIDVKPDRFAKIDSLFKLCNKEGLIFIEDPGIELYDDGTHGDVTPNDGIYTLQFLNTQYEGSYVFRFKASGVSPSGSQFSRVKTIAEYVRVEVDPGQTIFDVRIYQQTGNLVLKEYYVIPRDKFGGYLGPGYPDQIQFYATGGQWVGPVIDYNNGIYSQLLSYDQTQGQPEVTSVIQGKPIKLSGPAIPCWWICLIIIIILLLIIAWLIIRKRRP